The following nucleotide sequence is from Methylotenera sp. G11.
GCTGGACGCAATCTTCAGAGAAACGTATTGGTGCAGGCCTTTTTGCCGGGCGCATCAAAACGCAGATGTTTAACGGTTACACAGAACAGGTAGGGCAGATGTATGCCGGCATGGATTTACGAAAAAACTATTAGGCTGCAATGGCTAGCTTTTATCAGCAAGGTGCCGGATAGAAAACTGGTCGCCAGGTTAAAGTTTGCCATTTTCCTGCTGTGCCTGATTCCTTTGTTGCGCCTGTTCTGGCTGGCTTTTCATGATAATTTGACTGCCAACCCGGTAGAGTTTGTTGAAAGATCAACGGGTTACTGGTCATTATTCATGTTGTTAGCCACCTTGAGTTTGAGCCCGATCAGGTTAATGACAGGGCGCTCATGGCAATTGCAGTACCGGCGTATGCTGGGGCTTTTTATGTTCTTTTATGCCTGCCTGCATGTGACGGCCTATTTATGGCTGGATTATGCTTTTGACTGGGCAGACATTGCCAGGGATATCGTTAAGCACCCGTACGTG
It contains:
- a CDS encoding sulfite oxidase heme-binding subunit YedZ yields the protein MPAWIYEKTIRLQWLAFISKVPDRKLVARLKFAIFLLCLIPLLRLFWLAFHDNLTANPVEFVERSTGYWSLFMLLATLSLSPIRLMTGRSWQLQYRRMLGLFMFFYACLHVTAYLWLDYAFDWADIARDIVKHPYVLVGASAFMLTLPLAITSNNAMIRLLRERWKQLHKLVYVIAILAVVHFLWLVKKDLREPMLYAVILALLLAIRIYYRISKRKA